A stretch of Candidatus Hydrogenedens sp. DNA encodes these proteins:
- the pgsA gene encoding CDP-diacylglycerol--glycerol-3-phosphate 3-phosphatidyltransferase, protein MKINLPNQLSIARCILAIIFVFFMSFTHWIPFAIAYIIFIIAAITDYWDGKIARQTKSITKFGQLIDPIADKVLMVAAFVMMMKLEELKIPGWCVVIIFAREFLVTGIRTLAAADGTIIPADPWGKLKTVLQMTYVIAFLFLATARRFFLDVSFSFMPENMIKLYDPLLGKTSLVFMMFIAIYTLYSGCEILWKNWEKLKLD, encoded by the coding sequence ATGAAAATAAATTTGCCCAATCAGCTTTCTATCGCACGATGTATTCTTGCTATTATTTTTGTTTTTTTCATGTCCTTTACTCATTGGATACCTTTCGCAATTGCTTATATCATCTTTATTATCGCAGCAATCACCGATTATTGGGATGGGAAAATTGCACGGCAGACAAAAAGTATTACAAAATTTGGACAATTAATTGACCCTATTGCTGATAAAGTATTAATGGTTGCTGCATTTGTAATGATGATGAAGTTGGAAGAATTGAAAATCCCCGGTTGGTGTGTTGTAATTATTTTTGCCCGTGAATTTTTAGTTACAGGAATTCGAACCCTTGCGGCGGCGGATGGTACCATTATCCCTGCAGACCCATGGGGCAAATTGAAAACGGTGCTCCAGATGACTTATGTAATAGCCTTTCTTTTTTTAGCCACAGCAAGAAGATTTTTTTTAGATGTCTCGTTCTCTTTTATGCCTGAAAATATGATAAAATTATATGACCCGTTGTTAGGGAAAACATCATTGGTGTTCATGATGTTTATTGCCATATATACTCTTTATTCCGGATGTGAAATCTTATGGAAAAATTGGGAAAAACTGAAACTGGACTAA